In Citrus sinensis cultivar Valencia sweet orange chromosome 3, DVS_A1.0, whole genome shotgun sequence, the sequence ttttttttttttttgagataaGTATGTCGTTCTTTTGTTACTAGTTTTGATAATGTTTTGTACTTCTTTTCTTACtggttttgataattttttatagagtatttttttgctttaacaaaatgacaaaacctgaaaagaaagaaatttatcTGGATTACCTTTGGACTTGGGTGTTCCTTGGTGCTATTCGCAAGAGTATGGGATTATCttaaaggaaaacaaaaaaataaagaaaaaatattgaaatcatTACATaaacattatattatatatagtaTGCGATCAATTAGTTGAATCATTTGCAGaccctttttttaaaagaaagataaatattttttctcaaggattattatattttcattatggTAAGTATTACGACAAAACAATTCATTGCGCAAATTATTGAAAGGAAACATTCACtacatgagtttttttttttttaaattaccatTCACTATATTTTCATTACTCTTATTAATTGATCTGTTAAttaacttataaaatattaattttatccttactGAATAACTcctaaaatgaaaagaaaatagtataaattaatattatataaatttataattttgtcctACTATTAGTGTGAAACAATATCATTGCCGTTTAAATGGAGAAGCTATTTGAACCCATTTAAATACTCAATAAACCCAATTTCTCATGACATccatcaacaaaattttaattttataatttttctttaagcaCCCATCTGAATTCCTAAAGAGTACTGCTATTTACCCTGAATTTGCACCCTGAATTTGTGCCCCGAAAaacaaaacgcaccgtttggTTTTCCCTCTCCACACGTGTTACTTCATTTGCTTTCCACTTAACTTTCacttttgttttcacttttcctTTTCCACTTAGCCCCGAAAAGGTAAACACGAATGTGACCACAGCTCCTATTTTCTTCAGACCTTCCATTTTCCACTTAGCCTTGAAAAGGTAAACACAAACGGGACCACGGCTCCGATTTTCTTCAGACCATGGCTCCGATTTCCACTTAGCCTCGAAAAGGTAAACAAAAACGGGTTTTTCACTAGTACTTCAATGAACTCCGCTTAAATCTTCAGACCTTCCCAAAAAAGCAAAGCGAAGGAAATAAGTGCTGCACAACTAGAAcgcaacaaataaaataagtgtTGCATGTTGACTGTCCTTCCCTCTTACATAAAGCAACTGAAGAAACACGTGCTTCAAAAGCAAATGGCAATCAAATTAccaaacggtgcgttttgtcTTTCGGGGTGCAAATTCAGGGTAAATAGCTTTTTACATTCCTAAAATATCCTATTCACATATATGTCTTCACCAATATTAGTGAACATCAAAGAATATCATGTCTTTTCCAAACTAATTTAGATCTGTAAACTTAACAAGTGATTCttccaaaattattacttttagaaataatataattttattcattataaagATTGTAATGGGGCAAGCttcataattttgatttgggaAGAGACTTTTGGAGGCTGCGCATAAATGAATTCAGGATTACCCTCTGCAAAGAGCAATCAAATTGCCACTTAAATTTTGAtcataatttgttaatttgatGCAACTTCTTCCCCTCCTTTTTTTCCAAATCTATTAAGGatttaaaattcatgaaacttgaaaaatagCGTTGTTACTGGTTCAACAACAATTGAGATTTCATTTTGCATATGTTTCATTATaagaaatgttaaaatatcttcCCTAAGTAATTCACAATGagaaatgttttgttttgtcaaCATTATCTTCCAACaagtgtaaaaataatttcatatgtatttaacagaggaatttataaatttagatCATGAAGAGACTAAGGgtttataagtaaatttatttaagggtatatttgtaatataaaattttgtagaaaaAATGGGTGCCAAAAGTATTTATTGGGTTCAAATAGCCTCACCcccatttaaatttataataataataaaatgaaaatattggcCCTCCAATTGATCTATCACACgattaattgtaaattaatgGATGCATAGTAAATTaccattttaaaaaagttaatatagTGATGTGTtacttttcaataatttatgtaGTGATTTGTTATTTTGCAATATTTGCCATAGTAAAACGATAATAAccctaaaatttaattacaaatttaggTTTCATTTGATGAAAGTACAATTTAGTCTATATGAGATTATCATTAGACTAATGGCAATGATCGaaatatatcaaattgttatttttaaaacgtTAAACGTAAAGAAGCGTTacttttaataattcatatagtaatttattatttgacaatatTTGACATAATAAAGgataatcattttcttaaaagtcACGTcatgtgattatttattgaagAAATAATGAAAACTCTTTTTCACTTGTGAGAGATGGCAATTTTTCCCGATGGGATGGGATTGGGGCATATTTTTgtcccataaaaaaatttagggcCGGGATTGAGACATTTTTTTATCACAATTACATAGCGGGACGGGAGTGGGATTGACAAATTCTGTACCATCCCGTCTCATTACcgattaagaatgaaaatttttttaattgggatGGGATCCCGCAGGATCCCATCTCTTTTGGGACAGGATTAGGACATatttttgtcccaaaaaaatatatagggACGGGATTGGGACGTTTTTTCATCCCATTTGCATATACAGGATGGGACTGGGATTGGTAAATCTCATCCCATCCCGTCCCATTGCCAACCCTTAGCTTCGTctttttcaagtcattttcgtttttttttcttaagggTTAATTTTGGCCTGCCCctaaatgttttaatattttccacCGTGCCTCCAaatgtttcaacaattttcacCCCGCATCCAAtccgttaatttgaccgttTATTCTAATGGTCAAAGGGTAACTTTGGAAGCTCATGCCCTAAGTATTAtttgatgataataaattaaatttatttgataagttAATTGATGGAATTATTGTGTAATTTGACCGttaagaatttttaatatgaatatcaattattggattaacattttatgtcatttactTTTTCTCCAATTCAAATAAGGGGCATTTAtgacatttatttatatttcaaacaGCTCAGTTAAAAAtaacggtcaaattaacggaAATAGGTACGGGGTGGAAATTGTTGAAATATTTAAGGGCGCGGTGAAAAATATCGAAACATTTAGGGATTAAGCGGAAATAaccattttcttaaataataattattatttagtttgtCCAATACAagttctttttaataataataacaacgaCAACAACAACACACAACAATTTATAGTTTCCTTATAAGTTTCTTGaaacattttttattcatatcaaGTTATAGACGGAGTAAATTATGTATGTTTCTTGTGAGTATCTGTTTTTCAATTGGCAAAAATGTACGATCTGTTCTAACATTGATAGCCTTAGTATTAACaggaagtaaaaataaatgttaataatgtatATAGAGAAAGATGAAAGGAGCTGATTGTAAGAAACTAtatttgagagagaaaatgaattCTGTTTTTGAATTcatgatgatttaattgcaTTAGAtcataaaagaattattaaaaaaaaaaagattcggTGGCCATTTATAGTAAGCTATTAAGGCAGTTATTTATGATAAAGTTATTAAAACTTTGTTTAATATAGTTTTTCAAATAGAGCTCACttaattataacttttattatcataactattataagtagagttttcataaaaaaaaattattgtttggttataaatgaaagtttttattaaaaattaaaaattaatttaagaggcaagtttttaaagttatattatcaaataaattaaataagattgtcaaataaataaaaaatatgttaaaacaTTTTAACATTTCAAAAAAACTCTTAAACATGCATTCGTAAAAACtcaaagtttgaaattttaatagtagagatagtagaggtaaataactcatttaatcttcaaaaactctatttaaaaaaataactacaaaaattttaaaaagagcttataagattaaataagtactTATGGCAATTAAATAAACCATACCAAATAAGCACTAAGATAATTAGCAATACCAATCAAGCACTAAGACAATCAGCAATATCAAACAGGCACTAAAACAATCAATATGAAGGCTTCTAATGGAGGAGAAAAACTTGTGAGATTGTCCACTATCTCATATTgcagaaattttataatacttatGTATGAGATACCATGCCAAccatatcataaataaatgatgTGATGACAtgtatgcatttattttgaaaaattacatGCAAATGatagttatataaaattaaactacaCATGTCATtcatacattaattaattatattatctctAATAGTTACTCCTTCTACTAAGGTGATAAAGACATCAAAGAGCCATAGATCCtaccattgattttattgacttttcaaaatattaaattttgtggACCTAATGTAAGATCTACTAAGGGTTCCAAATTAACACTTACTACTCCCATACGACAAAGACAAAGGTTCTGATTAGGATTGAAGTTCTATTTTATAACTACAActgctgtaaaaaaaaatcgtagttatgaaacaaaatttaattatacgtagtaaatataaattttaaataataattttgataaaattattaaatatataatatattttttattatataagtaaaaaatcatattaatatatcttTCAACCTATAGCAGCTAGTATTTACCAAGCATTTTAAtactatatattttaagttataactgaacaatctcaatttcaaacgCACCGACAAACGCATCGATGGTGACTCAAGATGGTGGATAGACCCACatagatttttctctcaatatgCAGATAAGTCACGCACCGACAAACGTATCGACAGTGGCTCAAGGTGATGGATAGACCCACGcagatttttctctcaatatgCAGATAAGTTGCAAGTGATTTTACTGATTTTGGTGGATAGCCATCGATTACGGAACACGCTAAATACAATGGcaacatttttattactattattttcacTGAGACAATGACATTTACTCTGATCAACAATGgaatgcttttcttttttaataaaacaaagaaaaaattcagatCACACCaacatataatcatttttttttcttttttaataataatgtgtTACAATTCAAAGTTTACTAATACTTATGGCTAAAAAttgatatgtatatatatattcatattgGAATATATCTACACACAAATACTAGAAGAATATACTTTCCATACATTTGTGAGAGATATACCAAGTCCACAAGATGGGGCACCGGAAACTGATTCATTGCCAACTAGGCTCAGTGCAGTCATGATGAACTAAGCATCACATttctatatatacataataatCAAATCTTTCTCATACCATCAATCGATTCACTATCTAAATTCCTCATCTGCTCTGAAGCAACATCAAAATGACTTCTCAATTTTTCTTGATGCTCGTAGTAATTACAAGCACATCATTTGTGTTCATGCTATTTATCAAGCTGCAGGAAAAGACGAGAGTTCGAGCAAAGAGGCTCCCTCCTGGTCCTTGGAAGCTCCCTGTTTTAGGAAATCTGCACCAACTTAACGGGGACTCACCCCATGTGTCCCTGCAACACCTTTCAAATGATTATGGACCACTCATGTTCTTGCAGCTTGGCTCTGTTCCCACTTTAGTAATTTCCTCAGCTGATGTTGCCAGAGAAATCTTCAGAACCCATGATCTCATTTTTTCAGGAAGGCCTCGATCATATGCTGCAAAAAAGTTCAGTTATAACTTCAACAATATATCACTCGCACCCTATGGTGAGCACTGGAGGGCGGTCAGGAAGATTGTAATAATGGAAATATTGAGTTCAAAGAGGGTCCAATCATTTCAGGCAGTGAGATATGAAGAGGTGATGCTTATGCTTCAATTTATAGCTCAATCATTAACAAAGCCAATTGATCTAAGCAGATTGACACTTCTGCTATCCAATAACATTGTATGCCGTGTTGCATTTGGTCAAAAGTCTGACAGCGGAGAATATAATGGCAGAAGCAGATTTGATGAATTGCTGCATCAAGCACAGGCCTTGTTAGGCAAATCTAGTATGGCAGACTTTCTTCCTTGGATGGGGTGGCTTAACATGTTTAATGGTGTTAAAGCAAGCATAGAGAAGACTTTCAGAGAAATTGACAACTTCTTTGATGAAGAAATACAGCATCATCTTGATCCTAGAAGGCCTAAACCCGAACATGAAGATCTGGTCGATGTACTTCTCCAAATTCATAGGGACGCGGATGCAACCCTGaactttaaacaaattaaggGTGTCCTCATGGTATGTGTGtctgtgtatatatatatatgttatgtaCTCAATAGTCAGTACATATATGCAGTCTTCTAgatctttattaatttcatcattaattatttactcCTCTTTAATTAAAACCTGAAACTGATAAGGGAAGAACAATTGTTAGGACATATTTGTTGCGGGGACCGATACATCTTCGGCCACGCTGGTTTGGACAATGGCCGAGCTTATCAGAAATCCATCCGTGATGAGAAGAGCACAAAATGAAGTAAGGTagcgtttatttttttggattggagtggaAATTCTGAGGAGTAGGAATCCTAagattgggagtgtggagtgggagtgagagtagattgtttacttacactagaatggaagcatggaatggagatcagaatccaatttatgtgtttactttatcttggattgagagtaaatagttttaaattacaattttatctttatttaaagaattatagtttttaattacaaagttaataaaaatatatatttaatgaataaaaatttattttattatatttgtaaatttataataattattaatattcttaattatgtacatcacaattttttattaattttaattttaattatataaattaaaaattattgataagggcaatataaatgaaacatttttactattaatatagtacgaaattaatattttcttagaataaactatttattagtattaattattaatattaaataaatatattactattatttttaaataaatataataatattatattttcaaataaagatggtATATAGTAAtcttattaattctctattaatataataatattatttttaagtaatttaaacttagaatcaaatcaaattattatttaggtaaatataataatattatttaaatatttattaaatataattattgtaaatttaataaaaggagggtaaatataaaatgaaaaattattttatttaatataattatattaaataataatataatattatttagtacaaaattaatattttcttataataaattatttattattattaattattaataaataaatataataatattatattttcaaatgaagatagcatatagtaatatttattaattctctattaatctaataatattattttaaaaaaattttaacttagaatcaatgtaaattattatttagttaaatataataatattattcaaataaatataatattatttattatattttattaaatataaaatattaaattaaataagaaaaatggtaGAAATgagagaggtgggagtggattcccactcccacttcTCACTCCAAAAATGAGTGGAGTTcacggagtgggattcccaattcttctccaaattgatgaagtaaacactggagtaggaggaatccacacttccCACTCCTACTCCAGCAAGTAAACGCAGCCTAAGAGGAGTCGTCAAGGGAAAAGAGGCGGTGGAGGAAAGCGATCTCTCCGAACTGATGTACCTCAAGATGGTTGTAAAGGAAGCACTGAGACTTCATCCACCAGCGCCGTTGCTAGTCCCTAGAGAAACTACTGAGGATTGCAGGATAGGAGAATACGAAATTCCTTCAGGGACAAGGGTGCTTATTAATGCAAAAGCCATAGCAACAGACCCTGAGTATTGGGAACATCCATTTGAGTTTCGACCTGAAAGATTCTTGAATAGCTCAATCGATTTCAAGGGACAAAACTATGAGTTGATACCATTTGGAGTAGGCAGGAGGGCATGTCCCGGAATTAATTTTGCCATCCCATTAATTGAGCTTGCACTCGCAAGTCTGTTGTACAGTTTCGACTGGGAGTTGCCACCAGGGATGagaattgaagattttgataTGGAAGAAGCGCCCGGGATAACAATGCACAAGAAAACTCTTCTTTTCCTGATGGCCACAGCCTACACATCGACATGATCatcaaatcaaacaacaaataagTCTGTCGTGATCAAATCAAAACGGGAAAAACGTTTAACGTCTTTAATTGATTCTTTATACTGTTTTGGTGTACGATGGAATGTATCAGTAGGAAGAGCCtcaattgataataaattttcctaATTATTTGTTGTACGACGTGTTGTGTGCGAAATGCGGAATGAAGGGCACCAAATAatcatagaaaaataaagaatacaaaattttatgcaGTTCAGTAATTATACCGACGTCCAcggaaataaaagaaaataattgtattactaatcattattatagtacaatatttgagttaagaaatttcatttttcaaaactcaaattcaCCTAGTACTTTCACACACACTTGAAAGTAAAAAAACCTATCAAATACACACACTCTCCAATTGCTCACATTCTTAACAATTTTTCACTTCAATTGTTgctcttaattttttagatgATTTCAATGAACGATTGTTCCTCTATTTATAGTTGAACCTTATCATTCATGTCAGTAAAAAGTCTTGAGCacctttcaaatttttaaggtTCGGTGCCAACTTTTCAAGTTTTGCATGTTTAACCACATGTATATGTCTATTTCCAAGCTTTGGTGCTCATTTTTAAACACGTTTTGGCCAATTTTATCAAGCCTTTATCataaaacttttctttgtcaaaaaaaCTTGGTTTAACTTTCACACCCCGGTTAAATTTCTGATAAATTACAAGTTTAATTTCTCACgacattttattgatattaattatattattagtgATAGCTTAATCACGTTCCATTACGAAATTGCAAAGGATCTCTTCTGCCGTTCTGCCTCcgcacattttattttattgctgctgcttctttttcttcacaaTAACATTCTCCACGAAGAGGTGAGCATTAATTTTGGCCCACATGGTGGTGGAACCGTTGgagcttttgtttctttccaGAAATAAGATTACGTTTGGGAGCTTTCGTTTTCATCTACTGATAggatagaataaaatttagttaaaaattaataggattataaattcttatttttatatgaatttatatgggataaaattaaatgaagaatttgtgttctttttatcactattttatttttcattaaccTACTattggaataaaaattaaacacagaagttaatttcataatttttttacttgtaattttatttcatatagaatatcaaaactttattcattaatttatttaaaattaaaataaataattattaatataatttaaaaatattatattatttaaatagcTATTTGactttgttaaattaaattaacatagtCCTTTCTAATATCACattataatctaatttaatcttaagagttaatcaaatttaattctacCTTCCAAATGTAGGCTAAGAGTGTTTGGCTGCTGTGCTTCCTTTTCTGTCCTATCCAAATTATTTGGATATCAATCAATGATCGAGTTGGCAATCTGTCGTCTTTTGTTCTGGAAAACCTGAaagaaagattaattaataatttaaacagCTGTTAACACTCACGGCAACAGGCTTCGTATCCTCAACAGAAATAGAAAATCCtaatttcaactttttattattttattttggttttagatccctaatttatgatatttatatatgtggTTACTGcatgaaaatttgatatgaaaaataaaaattcggAATCCAACGAATAAGggaaattatatattaataacataACATTGTAAGTTAGTAAGAAGAAACCCAAAGATTTTgggatttttattactaaattcGCTCGAATGGAtctctatttaaaataatcttgtataataaataatattaaacttattccatttatataagaatttctATATGATATTGTATGAATTTTTGCCGTATTGATAATGTAGTCGTTATTGACCCTTGAATTTAAAtgtgttaatttttacaattgatttaatttagtggataaataactaattacttaacaattaatagataatattcaaattcatggatacaattatattttttgtaattccataaatattttctaaatccccagcaaaattaaaaattaaatatgcaaatatataaattagtcTAGATgtgtaaataacaaatatggATTATTAAATCTTCAACAACACATGTTAATTTAGACcccttttttcatttatagtTGGGACAATACGAGTTTAAATTCTTAGTTTTattctttgtctttttttttttttaaattactcaTTGACAAATATTGAGTTGAATTCATTGttgcaatatttattaatctagtaaactttttgttgaaaatgagataataataagaagataaACTAAGATTGAATTgtgttaatattaaaatactaaattttacAAGGAAATATAAAACTATTAATAGACTgtacttatttctttttattgtttaatcattaaaaaatatttaacagATTTAGtaattagtaaatttaattttttaataattaaaattaaaatattatcctaactaacttttaattttatgaattgttgattaaatctaatgataaatatttacacCACTATcgatgctgtaatttttataacaacATCATAGAGTGACcctttatataaaaattatttttgcaacCCTTTATTCCCAATTTtcttgaattataattatacttTGAATTATTGACTTTGTTGGTGAATAAATGTGGTGTTTAACTGTAAATATTTCGTTGTATTCTGACTTCAAGTTCTTGTGTTAAAGGTTACAATTTTCATGTTCCCCATTAAAACTCGTCCAAGTTTTTGGTCCAGTTTATTTAGTATCTAGCTCTAAAATCTGATAGTTGTTCTTTATTTGCTTGGAGTTGAATGCCAAATTTTGATCAAGTATATGCTCATCCACACAATAAACTTTCAGACATTCTCTATTTGAATGGCTGCAACGGACGTTTCATGGTATAAGGTTTAATATGTCAAATTCCGTTGCCCACACCACACTAGGACTTGGTGGATGATGATGTGATGTTGATCAAATTCCCGATTTATCAAGAAGGTTGAGATCCATCGACCACTGTGTGACAGCATGTCTATTATGCAATGAGCAGCCGCCTATATTGAGTGATTGAGTGAATGATCCATAAACATGTTGCCgca encodes:
- the LOC102630349 gene encoding cytochrome P450 71A9-like, with the translated sequence MTSQFFLMLVVITSTSFVFMLFIKLQEKTRVRAKRLPPGPWKLPVLGNLHQLNGDSPHVSLQHLSNDYGPLMFLQLGSVPTLVISSADVAREIFRTHDLIFSGRPRSYAAKKFSYNFNNISLAPYGEHWRAVRKIVIMEILSSKRVQSFQAVRYEEVMLMLQFIAQSLTKPIDLSRLTLLLSNNIVCRVAFGQKSDSGEYNGRSRFDELLHQAQALLGKSSMADFLPWMGWLNMFNGVKASIEKTFREIDNFFDEEIQHHLDPRRPKPEHEDLVDVLLQIHRDADATLNFKQIKGVLMDIFVAGTDTSSATLVWTMAELIRNPSVMRRAQNEVRGVVKGKEAVEESDLSELMYLKMVVKEALRLHPPAPLLVPRETTEDCRIGEYEIPSGTRVLINAKAIATDPEYWEHPFEFRPERFLNSSIDFKGQNYELIPFGVGRRACPGINFAIPLIELALASLLYSFDWELPPGMRIEDFDMEEAPGITMHKKTLLFLMATAYTST